One genomic window of Ammospiza nelsoni isolate bAmmNel1 chromosome 4, bAmmNel1.pri, whole genome shotgun sequence includes the following:
- the WDR1 gene encoding WD repeat-containing protein 1: protein MPYEIKKVFASLPQVERGVSKIIGGDPKGNNFLYTNGKCVVIRNIDNPAIADIYTEHAHQVVVAKYAPSGFYIASGDVSGKLRIWDTTQKEHLLKYEYQPFAGKIKDLAWTEDSKRIAVVGEGREKFGAVFLWDSGSSVGEITGHNKVINSVDMKQTRPYRLATGSDDNCAAFFEGPPFKFKFTLSDHTRFVNCVRFSPDGNRFATASADGQIFVYDGKTGEKVCALGGGKAHDGGIYAISWSPDSSQLLSASGDKTAKIWDVGANSIVNTFNMGSNVLDQQLGCLWQKDHLLTISLSGYINYLDKNNPNKPLRVIKGHSKSIQCLTVHKNGGKSYIYSGSNDGHINYWDSETGENDGFSGKGHTNQVSRMAVDEMDQLVTCSMDDTVRYTNLSNRDYSGQDAVKMDVQPKCLAVGPGGYTVVLCIGQIVLMKDKKKCFAIDDLGYEPEAVAIHPTGSTAAVGGADGNVHLYSIQGTSLKSDDKTLEAKGPVTDLAYSHDGAFLAVCDANKVVTVFSVADGYAEHNVFYGHHAKVVCIAWSPDNEHFASGGMDMMVYVWTVSDPETRVKIPDAHRLHHVSGLAWLDEHTLVTTSHDASVKEWSISYN, encoded by the exons aATCCTGCAATTGCTGATATCTACACTGAGCATGCCCACCAGGTTGTAGTTGCCAAGTATGCTCCTAGTGGATTCTACATAGCATCTGGAG ATGTCTCTGGAAAGCTGAGAATCTGGGATACTACACAGAAGGAACACCTACTGAAGTATGAGTATCAGCcatttgcaggaaaaataaaggacCTTGCATGGACTGAAGATAGCAAGAGAATTGCTGTTGttggagaaggaagggaaaa ATTTGGAGCAGTGTTCCTGTGGGATAGTGGCTCTTCTGTTGGTGAGATTACTGGGCATAATAAAGTGATCAACAGTGTGGACATGAAGCAAACGAGACCATATCGGCTGGCAACGGGCAGCGATGACAACTGCGCTGCCTTCTTCGAGGGACCGCCTTTCAAGTTCAAGTTTACACTGAGT GACCATACACGGTTTGTGAACTGTGTGAGATTTTCTCCTGATGGGAACAGATTTGCTACAGCTAGTGCAGATGGGCAG ATTTTTGTCTATGATGGGAAGACTGGAGAGAAAGTGTGTGCTCTTGGTGGAGGCAAAGCACATGATGGAGGTATTTATGCT ATTAGTTGGAGCCCTGACAGCAGTCAGTTGCTTTCTGCTTCTGGAGATAAAACTGCTAAAATCTGGGATGTTGGTGCTAATTCTATTGTAAATACTTTTAACATGGGATCAAACGTGTTGGATCAGCAGCTGGGTTGCTTGTGGCAGAAAGACCATTTACTGACTATCTCCCTGTCTGGCTATATCAATTATTTGGACAAGAACAATCCAAATAAGCCTTTACGTGTCATAAAG GGTCATAGTAAATCAATTCAGTGTCTTACGGTGCACAAAAATGGTGGAAAATCCTATATTTACTCTGGAAGTAATGATGGTCATATTA ATTATTGGGATTCTGAAACTGGAGAGAATGATGGCTTTTCTGGGAAAGGCCACACAAATCAGGTTTCTAGAATGGCAGTGGATGAAATGGACCAGCTGGTCACCTGCAGTATGGATGACACTGTGCGCTACACCAACCTTAGCAACAGAGATTACAG TGGCCAGGATGCTGTGAAAATGGATGTTCAACCAAAATGTTTAGCTGTGGGTCCTGGTGGCTATACTGTAGTTTTATGCATTGGACAA ATTGTCTTGAtgaaagataagaaaaaatgcTTTGCAATTGATGACCTGGGCTATGAGCCAGAAGCTGTAGCCATCCACCCCACAGGAAGtacagcagcagtgggaggagCG GATGGGAATGTCCATTTGTATTCAATCCAAGGAACCTCTTTAAAAAGCGATGATAAGACTTTGGAAGCGAAAGGTCCTGTTACTGACCTGGCATATTCTCACGATGGTGCCTTTCTTGCAGTCTGTGATGCAAACAAAGTTGTCACTGTCTTTAGTGTTGCTGATGGCTACGCG GAGCATAATGTCTTTTATGGACACCATGCAAAAGTTGTTTGCATTGCGTGGTCACCAGACAATGAACACTTTGCTTCTGGAGGCATGGACATGATGGTGTATGTTTGGACTGTGAGTGATCCAGAGACCAGAGTCAAGATACCAG ATGCTCACAGACTACATCATGTCAGCGGCTTGGCGTGGCTGGATGAACATACTCTGGTAACAACATCCCACGATGCTTCTGTTAAAGAGTGGTCTATCTCCTACAATTGA